From Rutidosis leptorrhynchoides isolate AG116_Rl617_1_P2 chromosome 3, CSIRO_AGI_Rlap_v1, whole genome shotgun sequence, a single genomic window includes:
- the LOC139898365 gene encoding triphosphate tunnel metalloenzyme 3-like isoform X1 — protein sequence MEIEVKIRIPNYENYKTLISVFAPFHVKTHNQHNNFFDGVSGELSDRRAVLRIRFYNDPPVTKCIICLKAKALLVNGVSRVEEDEEEIDPGVGQECVSDPTRLVDLAESSRIMKRVKDEFFGGKKDGLGFKGLGGFKNLRNVYEWKGLVIEVDESSYEFGTLYEIECESSEPEKAKELIEEFLKKNGVEYSDSVASKFAIFRAGKLP from the exons ATGGAAATTGAAGTGAAGATCCGGATACCCAATTACGAGaattacaaaaccctaatttcagttTTTGCTCCATTTCACGTCAAAACACACAACCAACACAACAATTTCTTTGATGGCGTTTCCGGCGAACTTTCCGACCGACGTGCTGTTCTCCGGATCAGATTCTACAACGACCCACcggttacaaaatgtatcatttgTCTTAAAGCGAAAGCTTTATTAGTTAATGGTGTGAGCAgagttgaagaagatgaagaagaaattgaCCCGGGTGTTGGGCAAGAATGTGTATCTGATCCGACCCGGTTAGTAGATTTGGCTGAATCTTCTAGAATAATGAAAAGGGTGAAAGATGAATTTTTTGGTGGGAAAAAAGATGGGTTGGGGTTTAAGGGATTGGGTGGGTTTAAAAATTTGAGGAATGTGTATGAGTGGAAAGGTTTGGTGATTGAAGTGGACGAATCGAGCTATGAATTCGGGACGTTGTATGAGATTGAGTGTGAGAGTAGTGAGCCTGAAAAGGCTAAAGAATTGATTGAAGAGTTTTTGAAGAAGAATGGAGTCGAATATTCGGATTCTGTTGCATCAAAGTTTGCTATTTTTCGAGCTGGAAAGTTACCTTA G
- the LOC139898363 gene encoding GPN-loop GTPase QQT1-like, translating to MVFGQVVIGPPGSGKTTYCNGMKQYLQLIGRKVAVINLDPANDSLPYDCAINIEDLIKLGDVMNEHSLGPNGGLVYCMDYLEKNIDWLESKLKPLLKDHYFLFDFPGQVELFFLHSNAKKVIMKLIKKLNLRLTVIHLVDAHLCSDPGKYVSALLLSLSTMLHMDLPHVNVLSKIDLIESYGKLAFNLDFYTDVEDLSYLQHHLNQDPNSSKYRKLTKELCEVIEDYGLVNFTTLAIQDKESVTNLVKLIDKANGYIFQGIDASAVEFSKIAIAPTDWDYYKTAVVQEKYVKDDENFDSDD from the exons ATGGTGTTTGGTCAGGTTGTAATTGGTCCACCAGGTTCCGGTAAAACCACTTACTGCAACGGTATGAAACAGTACCTACAACTTATTGGCAG GAAAGTAGCTGTTATTAATTTAGACCCTGCAAATGATTCATTGCC ATATGATTGTGCTATTAACATTGAGGATCTTATTAAACTTGGTGATGTCATGAATGAACACTCTCTTGGTCCTAATGGAG GTCTCGTGTATTGTATGGATTACTTGGAGAAAAATATTGACTGGTTAGAATCTAAATTGAAACCCCTCTTGAAAG ATCACTATTTTCTCTTTGATTTTCCTGGCCAAGTAGaactcttcttccttcactctaatGCAAAAAAGgtcataatgaaacttattaagaaACTTAATCTTCGG ttgACCGTTATTCATTTGGTAGATGCCCACTTATGTAGTGACCCCGGGAAATATGTCAGTGCTTTGCTTCTCTCATTGTCAACAATGTTGCATATGGACCTGCCACATGTCAATGTGTTGTCTAAGATTGATCTTATCGAGAGCTATGGAAAATTAG CCTTTAACCTTGATTTTTACACGGACGTGGAAGACTTATCTTATTTACAACACCATCTTAATCAAGATCCTAATTCTTCTAAATATCG AAAACTCACCAAGGAACTGTGTGAAGTAATTGAAGATTATGGTTTGGTCAACTTCACTACGTTGGCTATTCAG GACAAAGAGAGTGTCACCAATCTGGTGAAATTAATAGACAAGGCCAACGGTTATATATTTCAAGGCATTGATGCTAGTGCAGTTGAATTCAGCAAGATTGCTATTGCACCAACAGATTGGGATTACTACAA AACAGCAGTAGTGCAAGAGAAGTATGTGAAAGATGATGAAAACTTTGATTCGGATGATTAA
- the LOC139898364 gene encoding uncharacterized protein, whose amino-acid sequence MEVNKILASDVSFLQQKMTSLIADTIVSETLSALLMMTVPLLKDVVTCPTLDVTDQRKDKTELEAKDKSDTEDDDDEGDEDAAAVEPEDDAGDEDFSGEEEEDDEDADPSEDPEANGNQDDEDDDDDDNDDGNDDDDDDDDGEEDEEEEEDDDEDEQPPAKKRK is encoded by the exons ATGGAAGTAAACAAAATTTTAGCTTCTGATGTGAGTTTCTTGCAACAAAAGATGACATCTTTGATTGCCGACACTATTGTTTCTGAAACCCTAAGCGCCCTTCTCATGATG ACAGTACCTTTGCTTAAGGACGTAGTTACATGTCCAACACTAGACGTAACTGACCAGAG AAAGGACAAGACCGAACTTGAAGCGAAAGACAAAAGTGACaccgaggatgatgatgatgaaggagacGAAGATGCTGCTGCGGTAGAGCCGGAAGATGATGCTGGAGATGAAGATTTTTCaggagaggaagaagaagatgatgaggatgcAGATCCTAGTGAGGATCCTGAGGCTAATGGTAATCAAGATGATGAAGACGACGatgatgatgacaatgatgatggtaatgatgatgatgatgatgacgacgatgggGAAGAGGATGAAgaggaggaagaagatgatgatgaggatgaacAACCACCAGCCAAGAAGAGAAAGTAA
- the LOC139898365 gene encoding triphosphate tunnel metalloenzyme 3-like isoform X2: MEIEVKIRIPNYENYKTLISVFAPFHVKTHNQHNNFFDGVSGELSDRRAVLRIRFYNDPPVTKCIICLKAKALLVNGVSRVEEDEEEIDPGVGQECVSDPTRLVDLAESSRIMKRVKDEFFGGKKDGLGFKGLGGFKNLRNVYEWKGLVIEVDESSYEFGTLYEIECESSEPEKAKELIEEFLKKNGVEYSDSVASKFAIFRAGKLP; encoded by the coding sequence ATGGAAATTGAAGTGAAGATCCGGATACCCAATTACGAGaattacaaaaccctaatttcagttTTTGCTCCATTTCACGTCAAAACACACAACCAACACAACAATTTCTTTGATGGCGTTTCCGGCGAACTTTCCGACCGACGTGCTGTTCTCCGGATCAGATTCTACAACGACCCACcggttacaaaatgtatcatttgTCTTAAAGCGAAAGCTTTATTAGTTAATGGTGTGAGCAgagttgaagaagatgaagaagaaattgaCCCGGGTGTTGGGCAAGAATGTGTATCTGATCCGACCCGGTTAGTAGATTTGGCTGAATCTTCTAGAATAATGAAAAGGGTGAAAGATGAATTTTTTGGTGGGAAAAAAGATGGGTTGGGGTTTAAGGGATTGGGTGGGTTTAAAAATTTGAGGAATGTGTATGAGTGGAAAGGTTTGGTGATTGAAGTGGACGAATCGAGCTATGAATTCGGGACGTTGTATGAGATTGAGTGTGAGAGTAGTGAGCCTGAAAAGGCTAAAGAATTGATTGAAGAGTTTTTGAAGAAGAATGGAGTCGAATATTCGGATTCTGTTGCATCAAAGTTTGCTATTTTTCGAGCTGGAAAGTTACCTTAG